AGATTTACGTCGTTGCGCACCTCAAAGCGATCGTCAGAGTTAACCAATGATTCGAAGCGTTTTGCCAATGCTATATGATTGCGAATGTATTTCTGCAGCCCAACGATACCGTACGAGCGGAACACGAACCACAGCTTCAATGCCCGGAAGCGTCTGCTTAGTGGAATTCCATAATGCCGGTAGTCGATCGCACTGCTGTGATCATGCTGCAAATAAAGCGGATCAACGGCCAGTGCGGTCGTGAGTGATTTGACGTCCTTCACCCACATGGCCGAGCAGTCGAAGTTTGTCAGCAGCAGCTTGTTCGGGTTGGTGTTGAACGAATCGGCATACTCCAGGCCCTCCTTGAAGCGGCGCATTTCGGGCAAGATGAAGGAATTGCCCGCATACGCACCATCCACGTGGAACCAGATGCTGCGGACCTCCCTGCACACCTGTCCAATCTCGACGAGATGGTCAAAGACGCAGGCGGATGTTGTGCCAACGGTAGCGACCACAAAGAACGGTGTCAATCCCTGGGCCAAATCTTCCTGAATGGCTTGCCGAAGTGTATCGCCACGGAACACACCTCGACTGTCGGTGTCCAGTGCGCGCAACTTTACGATCGCCATCTTGGCCGCCTTCTCGATCGATGAGTGCGCTTCCTTGGAGGCGTATGCGACCAGCTGAGGTAGATAGACACTGTCATGCACATCGACATGATTTCCTTTCAGCTCTTTGATGGCACGAGCCCGCGCCGCCATCATGCACACGAGTGCACACTCGGACGCAGATCCTTGCAGTACGCCACCGCCCCGCGAACCTTTCGCGTCGCTACGGAAGAAGCATGGCAGATCGAGTGCTTTCGCGTACCAATCGAGGACGATCGTTTCGAGCTCGGTAGCGGCCGGACTGGATGCCTGGAAGGGGGAAGAtgttaaagcaaaaagaaagcaaaatgaatAACCAATCGACAGCGAACTGACATATGACGAGAGCTGGGTAAATGTTTGCTCCGCACGACGCTTGTGGTTGAACTACATTTTCCACTTACCCACGAGAAACCTATTGACCCGATGGCACTGCTCAGCATGTCACCGAGAATCGAAGGATACGAGTTGCCGGACGGAAAGTAGGCGAAAAAGCGCGGATGATTCCAGTGCACCATATTGGGCATGATCTTCGTCTCGACGTCATCTAGCATGCGCTTGAAATCTTCGCCCTTCTGTGGCGCTTCGTCTATTACCAgagtgaaagaagaagaagcaaaggtGCAACCCAGCACGAACGTGAATTCACGCACGCACCGGCCATCACCGAGACGATGATCTTTCGTTAGTGAGGCGTAAATAGTTAAAGTCGTTTTGTATGTTTACTAGCGATCGGATCGGATTGTAATTTTAGCTGTTTTGTAAGACATAGCGAACGTTTGAGTTAGAAACCACAAAGGGAATGGTGGGACTCGTCATGGCgatgtttggttttggtatcGATGCATAAAACGGTACGCCGAGCGCAATTTTGATTTTGACCACTTTCACcagtttatgtgttttggcaACCGTTGTTGCGATAACAAACATGGAAGGTTggttaaatttaatcaaatgttttttcttcgttacgGCACCCTTAAATGCGCACTCTCCTCAAAGGCGCGTTTTCTAACAATTCTTACATCAATGATTAAGTGTGTACTATTCCCCTTGTTTTTGCAAACACGTTTATGTTTAACTGTAGAGATGTGCTAATTTATTCACACCTGTTAGCACTACTGTATCAAAAAGAAATTGGTCGTGAAAAATGAGACGAGCAAAGCATGATGAATCAGTTTTGATTGTCTCGCAGGGAGTTCTTTCGTTTATAGGACGGCATTGACGAAGCTGCTGAAAACTTCTGAAAACTAGAGGATCGTAAATTGGACACACACGAACTGTCTTCCTGAAGTTTAACTCTTTAAATATTTAGACTTCATTAGCATGAAATGGATGGAAGCCGGTGAATCCCCATCGGTCAAGATATCCGGGACATTTCCCAGACTGTTGAGCTGCTTCGTTGAAGTATTCTTAACGTCGCCGTGTCTCACCTGCCCTAATCCCTAATGCATGCTTATCCAAAGCGATGCAACGCACGGCACTAATCCATTCACTAGCTTCCCCGAACGCTCATCAACGCTACTCGCTCAAGCGTTAAATCAATAAACTATCGAGAACTCTGATGTAATCCGTCGGCTACCGACAGCTACCGCTTATCCGTATAAAACTGCATCAAACCGGCGATGGAAATGGCAACCCTCTAGACAACTAACTTCCCACCGGACCGGAGCAAAGCAAACTGTCTATTTGACATGATTCTTGTTATTGTTTCACCTGTGACAGGTTCTCCTGTTTAAGTACAAACAAATTTGTCGGCTTTTAACCATTGCCAAACTCGGTGCAAAATTGTCCGCCGTAAGCgttatttttaacaacatgACTGGGAAACTTCGTCTATTGCGGACACGTACGGAAGTGCTGACTATTCCTTCCTCCAAGGTGTCACTTTCGGCACATACGTCACATGCATCAGGGGCCGGAAATGTTCTCCCTTCCGTTCAGTCCCATCGGTGCGATCGGTGTTCATTGAAGGATCTACTTAAAAATCGCTCAAGGTTGCCGATGGACGAAGTGGTTGATGTCCGCGATGAGTCAGGCACATTTCGAGCACGCGCGCTGTATTGTGAAACGTGACCGCTAAAATAGACAACTGCTGTTCGCAGTCCTTTTGGGCTTGAAGAGTTGACAGGCGGGCTCGTGGCTTGATGTTAggctttcttttttaaaatggaTTACCGTGAATGGGTTAATCTTATCCAAACAGTGTTGCACCGGTGCTTGGACGTCATCATCAGCCGTCCCTATCGTTTTAAACTGGAGGCACGATGTTAAGCAAGAGGCCATACCAGGTCAACAGGCACTCGTGTCACAAAGACCCATGACAAATGTGATGGCTTGCGAAAGAAGAAATGTATGTCCGTGGGTGTCAAGATATCGCATGAGAAGTTCAATTCCATTATTGCTTTTGAAAGTAACCAATAGATGGGTGATCATTACAGTGAGCGATATCTTGGTTGCAGATTATCAATCTGATCACATCAAACAAATCTTGTTGCTAACCGCAAGTAGATGAGTACTGCATTGCAAACCCAGCAAAACTTGGAGTTGGAATTTCTCAGTAAAAATTACGTCCATCCATCACTGAACACTAGTAATTATCCAATTGCCGTCACAAACTTACGAAACTCGCTATCGAATACGCTTACGCGATATGTACTGCGGTGTACTATGAGAGAGTTGTTAATTGAGCGTGATGTTTGTTGACATGGGTCTCATCGTCTGGACATTCGAACACTTTTCGTCCGAGCGGTGTCAGAACCCGGAGTTCACGCTTGTTAGGAAGTCTTGTCAACAACACACTAATAAGAACTAAGTGTTTCTAACTTTTGTTCGTCGCTAATTTGTtggtaaaaatattatgaagAATTAAAACCCACTTTACCTGGCAACAGTTTACGGAGGAAACCAGGATCCACTGTTGGGGCGACATCTCGTGTATCGATCGTCTGCCCATAGTCACAGATATAGTCGATCATCTGTTTCCCGTACTTCCGAAACTCCTCCGTATTCATATTGAcgatgttttgttgctgcttaaccacaaaatatttttttcactcaattcgtttttttcaCTATCTCAAACTCCTACAATGTTTATTCAATTGCACACTCGGTGCTTCACCGCACGTAAATCCTTCTTCCTGTGGTACGGATTTTATTAATAGTGACGTGTTGTGCGGTGTTTGAACTTTATCAACTCAACCGCCGgctgtgtttggttttttgcataaatttgcaCACTTCGCTTGTTTTGTCGCTTGTCACACCTTGTTAAGATACACATCTTCCTTACAGGTGGTGTAATCCTTTACGCGATTCCAGTACTACTGTTTACTCGACCGCCTTTTCGCGTGTGTCTGATACTTGAATGCTTTGAACTCTTCTACAGATCGTTGTTAGACCCTGGCTCGCGTACTAATTTCGCGATGTCCTCCTACTTCTCCTTTTGGGGTAGTTGCGGACGCTTTCGTTTCACGATCGTGACTGACCGTGTTCGGATCCGGACGAAAGCTTTTTATCGCGTTGCGAGTGCGTCTCGCGTGAGGAACTCCCTCGCTGCAATTACTAACCGCGAACAGTCAAAAGAGACCGAGAATGAGAGAGCAagcagagtgtgtgtgtgtatataccAGGTTTGGATAGCGATGACGTGAACCGTCCGAATCGGTCCGACGAATCCGCGAGCCGCGTGGAGGTTTGGTTTAGCTTCGGGTTCGGCTTCTATTGACTTTCGGCACATGCAACCCTTAAGACACGGAACGGAGGGAGGGAAACAACTGAGAGGCTGTCGGAACAGCAGCAAGAAAGGGGACTGTTTGTACGCATGACGCGCCCTTCTTGTAGGGGTAGCCGTGCCACACGTGTGGACGGAAGTACCCAACCCGCGTCTGCTGCGCTTAGTAGCTGTCGAATCGCGCGTAATTTGGTGGTCGCGCTTCGCCTATCGTATCAGCTACAAGTGCGTGATCAGTTTTGTGCTTCCGGCCACATCTATAAAGTTTCATTGGATGTTGATTTTAGCCAAAAATCTAGACCAGATTATTTGGCATTACGAAAGGTAGGTCCGAAGGTAGGTCCGACATACAtttttggtgggaaaatgtgaaattgttCACGTCAGACATTCTCCGTAACCGTCTTTCTGATGGCATTCGCCGCGAACAGTTTCATCAAAtggtgaaattaaaatttttcaaactacCCTTTATATTTGCCAAACGATGAAGAAACTGTACCTTTATCAGgtagatcgttttttttgcaattgatGGATGTGTTCCTTCGACACACCATTATCAGTGCACATCAGCAATATTGGAAATGGTAGATTTGGTTTACAGATAATTTAAATAAGGATTCAAGAAATGCTGTAAACATTACCACTAGTTGCCGCCCGAAATTGAGAAGCCTTTAATAGTCTTGGAATTTCCATGGCATCCGCATTGTCTACTCTCCAGACATGATTCATATCCTTGCGATGATTTCATTTGAAGCGTCCTTCTTGGTTCGTTTCTTGACATCCCAACCAACCGATCTGTTACTCATGACCGAGCAATTCCAGTTCAATATAATATGTTTACTTATTTTATTACctatattgaaaaaaatcaaacgaaactCTATTCCCGAACCGTGATCTACTTCCATTCTAGGCCAATAAGTAGAGATCTATGGCTTTCCGGATGTTTGGATAACGTGTGGTTTCACATCCCACGCGATCTTCAGAAAGGAATGCGCATTTTTACTCGAGTTTATCTcacatttcattcataaaactcGTTAACGATTGGAAACAGAGAACGCGTATCGCTTCTGGGTCTTTCTGAGTTCCCCGACATTCCTTGTTGGGATGCCCTGCATACTTCTTTTAATTGGTTCTTGTTTTGAAGATAACTGAATCATGTATTGCTGATAATTGTGATGCTATCTGGCGCCATGTGCTGTCAACGAGTACTTCACGGATGTTTTTAGATATGATCAAAAATAGACTAGTGTCTGGTGCTTCCCCTTTAAGGTAAAAATCTGGAGCTTAAAGACCTGACTGAAATATCGTATCTCTTCACTATGTTTTGATTTGCAGCTTCTAGATAGAGTTCCTGCACGTGATTGTCCAATTTTGATCATCTGAAAGGTCTATTTCCAAGTTGACGTCATGTCATGCCTTTCCTAGTGTTCCTGCCATTTTTATCTATCTCTGTGAACCACTTGTACTTTGAACTCGTACCTCTGGTCACTTTTGGAGTTTTCTTTGATGAAACGACTCATCGTCTTGAATGACCAAGCAAGTTCCCATCCACACCTGTTGCGCTAACGGATTCACCACAAACAAGCCACCGTTTTCGCCAATTAACACGATCGATCTAAGTAAATTTCAACGGTCACTCTCTGCTGTTGTCACGGTGAGTACCTATACACGGTGGCTCGTGTGGCACCTGGGGAACCTACTTGTGCTCAAGTGGACAACTTTATATCGATGGCAAATTGAAGAACACGAATGATCAATTATGTGTTGTTTGGCTTCTTGTTTTCGCTACTTTATCGAATCACCTAGGCCGggggtgtttgtgtgcgagtgtAATGTTTCGCCGTGACGTCGAATTTGTTGAGCAtctgttattttttaatggtAAACTTTGGTGCAAAGCaattcataaaacaaacattcactaGCTCAGGCAGCTGAGCGATCGGGCGGTACGTTTCGGTAGCGTAATCCGTAAACCGTGGAGCAGTTGAAATTTATCGTTTGTTTGACAGTATCTCGCAATCGAGAACGCAGAACCACCGGTGTATGTGAAGCGGATGTTTAACAGTGGACGTATGTCGGGATGCGTAAAACGGTTGAATGAATTGGACGTTTGTGAAAAACTACTATACGGGCCGGAATGTTGATGGAAATCGTAGGGAAGGTGTTTCCATTGAGCGAACGATTTTTAACCAGATCAGATGTGATGTCGAGAGCCATGCGTGGGGTCTGCTGATGGATGAGAATGCTCTTGGGAAATGCACATTTGCTGCGCAAAGGCGTCACAGTCGCTTGGTACGTACAGTGTGAATCATTCGTGGCTTAAAAGAAtgatccgttttgttttggattcGTTCCGTTCTGTTTATccataaaccaaacaaacgtaATACCCATTACGTTGATAAAGAATGATAATTAGTATCCCCTTGCTTATCACTAGAACACTATGTCATAGCGTGGTGTTGATAAAGTTTACAATCAAAGGATTCGTATTATTACATTGGCTTTATGTAAGTATTTTTTGCGCTATTATctaatttatgattttataaGCTATTGAACCAAATTTTTACCTCTTCCGGTAATGGGGACGCCTGGTACTGTTGAACTACCTGACttgtttttgctgtattttACTATTTCTAGAAGCGATTGCAAAATTCACTCTAAACAGGAATATTCATGGTACGACCTTCCTTTCCACGAGGTAAGATAAATTTGGTGTATATGCGACACcgtgcccaaaaaaaaaaacccatgttTAAACTCCGCAGTTGTCAACCATATATTTCGATCGTTATCTTTCTCCGCACGATCCAACACAAAAGGGGTgatgtgcgaaaaaaaaaacgagcagtGACTTAAAAATGTGCTGCTCCATATGTATCCGACGCCAAGGGGTACGTCTACAGTGGGAACAGATAAATATTACGATAAACGTTGGTAGACCGGTGGAACATCAATCACGAGCCCATGAAGTGATGTGAAGTGAATCATCCATGTTCATAATTGTACCCCATTCTGCAGTGTAAGAAGGGTTCTGTGCGCATAAAAGCCCACATTGAATCACACCGGCCGCATTGATTTGATCATTTGCTTCCAATGGTACTGCGTTTGGCGAAGCTTACTGTCTGCTTCCGACTTATCGCTTCAAGAGAGGTGAGAGAGAAGCACCGCGCGCGATATTGATTATccatttgttggttttttgataaACATAATGCGTCTTCCTACATGTGAGAGACGTCATGTATGAAAGGGGTACGATTATGCATCGATACTGAACTTGACTTTCCAATCAAATAATGATGCACTGTGTGAGACTGAGCATATGTCTGTAGGGTGATATGAAATCGTGGCGACTATCTTGTACGATGCaacatttttgcctttttgcgcAGAATGTTTCGAGTCTCACCACTGTGTGTTTGCTAATTGCATTGTAAACATCACTTTAGGCGATTTCCCGCCCCCTCAACTTCAGGAGACATACCTCCGCGTGGTTCGATAAAGCTCACCGAGTGATACCGATCGATCGCGGACGATAGATAGTATGGTGCAAtggaaaaatgatgatgaacagAACTTTTAAATATGAGGGAGCCGTGGTCTTTGGCTCGCAAACGTTTATCGATGCAATACTGTTTGGCGCTTTGATAACCGCTTCAGGCCGCCCACAGGGTTGAGGAGATGGTTGGCGGTTGCATTCCACACATTTTACACCGCTTAGTAATAGTTGGAAAGGGTATTCCCTTTGgtaatttgatgaaaaatgaagcatTGTTGAGAACTCTTTTCTTGGGTGGTCCCTGTACTGGGAACTCCAGATGCATTGGTAGATAAAACGTGTGGAGTCGCGTGTGAGTCATTTACAGTTGAATTATTGTAAAACAGTATTTATTGGCTTGTTGCAGAAAAGAACTTTGCACCTGTGGTTGATTAGACATGACGAATTGGTTGTCACCAGAAGAAAGACCACCATGATCGCACTATTTGCATGGCGTCAGAGCGAGCAGCTTCCGGTAGAATAGTATGAAGAAGTCCATATAGCCAGTCGCTCCACATTCTGCAATTCGTCGGGAGAAACAGTCTCTCATGCTGTAGATTTCTCTGTAGGAATGggaatttaaattgtatttgtttgtggTCAATAGTGCTGGTAGAGTGCATCTAAAATAGTACTTACTCGCACTGCTTATCGGAATattgagaaaatggaagacTTTCCATACTATCGGGAAGCTCGCTCGTACACTCCTCTATCATTGGTGGTAACTCCATCGCGCAGGACCGATACGCTTGTTCGGTAAATTCTACATCAAGATGAAAAACGAAACTAATATAATGTCTGTATTTCGTACAAAAGCAACGTTACACACTTTGCAACAAAGCGCCACTGTTGGTACACGCCATGTTTAATGCTTCCGGTATGGTAGCAACAACCTGCTCCATTATCTTCACGTCCTCCTCATCCAGACAGGGTGTCAGCTTTGCCTTTACCGGTGTTAGGCAGGTGACCGATTCGTTGATCTGTTCGCATATTCTACAACGACCATAAAGAACCGAAAATAGCTTGAATGAAGGTTTGCTAACAAAACCCGTACATCACAGCACGTGGACACACTTTTCAAACAGTTTCTTCTTGTCTTCCTCCTTCAGCTTTGAGGTGTCCGTTTTCAACTGCTCCATATTGACGTGGGCCATGAAACATTTGGGCAAATCGGTTGAGATGTGTTCTTTCAGCTCGTTGAATGTACGATCGTCTCCGGTTGTGTTACGGCACTGGTAACGCAGATCCGCGAGAAATGGTGGACCGTCCAGCGTTTCGGCATCGGTTGCTTCTGGAACGTCTTTTGGTAGTGCACTGCATGCGGTTACTAGTAGCAAGAAGCCACCGATAACAACACCACTGTATCtgaatttcatttccaacgTTGTTGCTATATTATGGCAAAGAGCAAACACTGTACCGTACAATCACTTCGATCGAGCGCAATGTACTGACTGTGGGTCAGAATGTCCACTTGGAATAGGTTTAAATTGATAGAAATGATGCCCAACGCCCGGCTGTGAACTGTACTGGTAGTGATCCAGGGAACGTCAAGGTTTGTTCGTGTACGTGCCCCCGACTGAGGGTTTGGTCTGCCGCTAAATCTACTCGCCACAGTCAGTACCATTAACGGGTACCAGTACGCGACAATCATTATCGAATTAAGGCAAATAACGGGCAGCTTAACTCGATCGTAGGGGACGATGGCATgggattgcatttttttctcaatcgtAACACACGATGGTAGTGCACGATCACGATCCGTCTCCACCTCGCTGTGTGCTTTCCACCAAATGGAGTGCATTGTAGTAGCTGGAGATGAAGCTTTTAATGAGGGTACGAAATGaacgacaacaaaaacctaGTGTGTACCATTCCGGTGTTACAGGTGAATGGTTCCATGAACGAATTCGCCGTACTCTGGAGTGGATGACACTTGTTCTATTGTGagtaatgaaacaaatagaGTCACAGTTGGGTGGAAGGTTTTATGTATCACGTGTCGTGATCATTAAAGGTCGATTTTAGGTGCCGTACTCATTAAAGGTGATATTAAGGTTAgacaataataatttaatatcatTTAAATAAGCGCGACACATGCACAATTTGTACAAACTTCTGTCTGCAAAGTTTGACCCGGAAGCTAAACGTTTTCCAATATATTTACGGAGATGAACTTCGTAACATGATCTGCACGCGGAATATGTTAAACTCTCCCCCAAAAATTGTGTCCTGTCATGGCTTTCGACATCCTTTCTAGTCATTGTTATGGAATATGATATGCAACACTGAAAAGACTTTGTTGCGTCCCATACAGTGTTCTGCTGGCAGGGTATGGAAACATAGGCAGAAGTAGATTTAGATCCGTGTACATTCCAAAGTCCAACCGGCCACGAGTAAAGCGCGTGGAAACCACAGACTGACGACATAGTTTTGGCAAACTGTCGGCACGCCACAAGGTGTAAATGGTATGGGTTAAAAAAATCTCTAGTGCAAACACAAGCACTCGTTGGGAGTTTCTCTTCGTGGTGCAGACAATCAAAATTCGTACCCGTCTACCTTGATGGAGTGGCCCAATGTTTGTGGTTCAAAGATTGTTCAAATATCTGCTACGTCATGATGGATGCGTCATTCGCACCTGGACCGGAGATCGAACTGTTGCGGATGGATTATGTACGGCTTCATGGTACAAAGCTTAAAGATCAATTACTGCCCAATGCTGTTGCGAGCAATCGGGCTTTTTATGAATGGAATTTTGGAAACTGtgccgaaaaaaagaaaacgaattgTAGAGAGAGGACAGAGAATAGGAGTTTACCAGTTATATTCAGGAAATTCCGTAGGTTACCGGTTATTTTTTGCAGAATTGGAAAAAGACAACCGTTGATGGATGATCAGTTTCGCGGTTCTCTTTTGCACCGCAACGGCCACGAGGAGATTGAGTAATAGCATCGACGAGTTTCGTCACCAACTCGGTAGGAGGTAGTGTCGCGCGAGTTACCCATCTACAACGTGATACGGAGGAGACGATAAGGAAACGGTATTGAGACGTCACGCCACACGACCATTCGGTCTCGTGTGAACTTGTCAGGAAGATATAACTGTCATCCGAAACGGTACGAACTGACCCATCGCGGTAAACCAGCATAAGGTCATTGGCAACAGCGACCGGTTGTGACTGTTTTTGTGCACAAAATTATCCCCTGAAAGGTGATCGTGCTTCGAATGTTTCGATTCCGTGCACGGAGGCACGTGTCGTTTTGGAAGAACTCCGTATTGTTGGAACCGGTTTCAATGTGAGTCGAAAATGGAAACGATCATGCGATGAATCATGTGCCTAAATTTCGCTACAATTTCACCATTTTCTGTCACTTGTGATAATTTTTTGCGCGTGAGTGGCATCACCTTCACACGTGATGCGGGTCAGGTATCTGaacacaaaaaagtggtcCATCGGCTGGGGGTGGGTAACGCTAGTTTATTTTCGTTCCGTTTGGGGGATGTAATTTTTGCACGACGTTATCTGAATGAAATTTTCGTAGAACAATCTTGCTCCGTTTGCAAAGACGCCACAGCTCTTTAGCTTTTCCAACAGACAGTCCTTTGCTGTAGCGAGTGCACtaaaacaatgaaatgaaGTAAACGAAATAGGTAATCAGATACAGGTTGAGATTATAGATAGCTGTATGTCGAATTACATACTTGCAATTTTCTTCGGAGAGCGTTTTACGATTCACCTCTGGAGTGGCGATCAAGTTTTCCGCCGCACAGGTAATGATGTACTTGTTAATCTCACGTGTACAAACGTCATGCTTCTCCTTATCGTACTCTTAAAAGGTAGAAAGTAGGTAGATAAGGGTATAGATAGGTTATATTAGGCTCTCCAGATGTTCTCCAAGAAGAAGAGTATGAATAGCTGCCCACTACCTACCAATGTTGGCGCCATTATTTTCGCAAAGATACTCCAGAATGTCGTGAAACCAGTTGTGCAAAGCATGGAAGATCTCATAGCTCTCCTCGCTTACGCATCCCTTTACCATGTCCATGAAGGGATTGAAACACTTAACAGCCACGAACAGCTGCGGACAGTGGCTTTAGGTGTGTTGAACAATTGATCATCAGTTGCAAAGTTTGCTTATTGAGGTGCGTAAGGTTATCTTACCGGCCAAGTATTTCTTCCTGGTTGCCAAGATCTAATCGCATCGAGTCTTCATTCAGTCGCACCACATCCAGTGTGTTCTTGAGACATCGCCGAACCCCTAGCCAGGAGTGTGTGAATGCAGTCGGCGTGATCCCTTTCAGGCTGCACTGTTGTTGTGCGTAACGCCACAGCTGGGCGTAGGAAAAGTCGAGCGCATCCGGTGCTTCAACTTGGCTAGGTTCTTCGGCGTGTACTGCTGTTACGATCGCCAGGAAGATCACAAAGATTTTCTCAAACATTTCTTTACGTTTCACAATTATAGCAACATGCAAACCAATGCGATTGAAAGGTACTTGTGTACTGATGCTCGGAGAACGGTTTTGAGTGTAATGCTGTGTAGTTATTttgaatcgaaaaaaaacctgcagCATGATAGTGGGCATTTCGATAACCTTGCTGATCGCTACTGCCGTTCTGTTTGACCAGTTACGATTGTCTCGGTGACCTTGTACGTGATAAGATGGCCGTGttagatttgtttgtttttcgaaaCACACCCCGAAAAATAATTTGCCAACATAATTGTGAGGTCTGGTGGGGATGATAACCGTAGGTATAGTCAAATTTGCCTCCTGGGTATGGCTTCCAAAGAGGGGCGTTACCTTCAATTACGCAGTTTTAGGGAGGAACACCAACTATGAAGGAATGTTTTGGCAATGGAAGTGCTAAATTTGGAGTTCATTGAGGTAAATGAACGGACGAGCAATCCTTGCCAAATTTCCAGCCACAGTACTAAAAACATATGGACGATAGTTCACAGTTCACGCTGGAAGCAAGTTTGTTCAGACTGACGTGTGACGTCTTTCATTGATGCTGGGAAGAATGGACGTCTACAAATCCTGACCTATCTCGAATGGAATGTGGAGCTTCGTTTCAGGTTCCTCCAAATATCTACTGAATTGTCTCGGTACGAGGAATTTACCGCAAAACGATCATGTGTATTTAGAAGGTAAACATTATGATCACTTCACTGGCAGTGGTAAACATTTCGGGCAGTTCATTTTGTTCAATAAGAAATGTACTTACCTTTTAAATGAGACCGAATACCGAGAATACCGTTTTGGCCGATGGTAGTTTATAGCCACAAGCTGTCATAACAGAAGAGCATCCACTTACGCGTGAGCGGGGCTCATTCTCTGTACACATGTCACGGTTCATCTTATTGTCGTCATTTTGCAGCAGATTTTGTAGTTCGatcttttgtgtttatttgtgcGGTTGGGAATAAATACAGCAAAGTTTAGTTCAACAGTTTGTCTATGTCTAGAGGATACCAAGTTTACAATTTCTTCGTTCGAGTGTGAATTCGTGATCGGTAGGGTGATCCTTTGAAGAATCTGATTGCATAGAGCTGTAACGGATGGGGTCTGGTTCTTAAACTCTCAACTATCTTCAAACATTTTGTAGGGGTGATTGTTGTATTAATGTTACCGAGTTGATTTAAGTATTTCAAATATTAACGAGCAAGGTTCGTTAAAATAGTTGCATCATCCGGAATATTGTTCCAGTTGTTGTTAGGTGTACTTCACATTGGTTTTAAGAGTCAAGAGAAAGcgaattttcataatttctttcccatttaTACAGCAAACAGAGTGGTATGTGATGGTTTTACTTGGCCGAACCGTTGTTCGTTCCTGCCGCAGGTGGATTCG
The DNA window shown above is from Anopheles funestus chromosome 3RL, idAnoFuneDA-416_04, whole genome shotgun sequence and carries:
- the LOC125771299 gene encoding aromatic-L-amino-acid decarboxylase: MNTEEFRKYGKQMIDYICDYGQTIDTRDVAPTVDPGFLRKLLPDEAPQKGEDFKRMLDDVETKIMPNMVHWNHPRFFAYFPSGNSYPSILGDMLSSAIGSIGFSWASSPAATELETIVLDWYAKALDLPCFFRSDAKGSRGGGVLQGSASECALVCMMAARARAIKELKGNHVDVHDSVYLPQLVAYASKEAHSSIEKAAKMAIVKLRALDTDSRGVFRGDTLRQAIQEDLAQGLTPFFVVATVGTTSACVFDHLVEIGQVCREVRSIWFHVDGAYAGNSFILPEMRRFKEGLEYADSFNTNPNKLLLTNFDCSAMWVKDVKSLTTALAVDPLYLQHDHSSAIDYRHYGIPLSRRFRALKLWFVFRSYGIVGLQKYIRNHIALAKRFESLVNSDDRFEVRNDVNLGLVCFRLKQQDRINRDLLARINQSGKFHMTPAMVRGKYIIRFCVTYEHATEEHIDYAWEEIKNYAEETLAAECPEEITEPVPATKKPPKKLTRSMSTRFSFTRSVSREIFERQNSRSQLTDGCTPIVIIDTDDILESLQRASRMNGERSSNDTYDTDSTDEASN
- the LOC125771343 gene encoding uncharacterized protein LOC125771343, translating into MKFRYSGVVIGGFLLLVTACSALPKDVPEATDAETLDGPPFLADLRYQCRNTTGDDRTFNELKEHISTDLPKCFMAHVNMEQLKTDTSKLKEEDKKKLFEKICEQINESVTCLTPVKAKLTPCLDEEDVKIMEQVVATIPEALNMACTNSGALLQKFTEQAYRSCAMELPPMIEECTSELPDSMESLPFSQYSDKQCEEIYSMRDCFSRRIAECGATGYMDFFILFYRKLLALTPCK
- the LOC125771336 gene encoding uncharacterized protein LOC125771336 produces the protein MPTIMLQVFFRFKITTQHYTQNRSPSISTQVPFNRIGLHVAIIVKRKEMFEKIFVIFLAIVTAVHAEEPSQVEAPDALDFSYAQLWRYAQQQCSLKGITPTAFTHSWLGVRRCLKNTLDVVRLNEDSMRLDLGNQEEILGRHCPQLFVAVKCFNPFMDMVKGCVSEESYEIFHALHNWFHDILEYLCENNGANIEYDKEKHDVCTREINKYIITCAAENLIATPEVNRKTLSEENCNALATAKDCLLEKLKSCGVFANGARLFYENFIQITSCKNYIPQTERK